The following are encoded together in the Plasmodium brasilianum strain Bolivian I chromosome 10, whole genome shotgun sequence genome:
- a CDS encoding chromodomain-helicase-DNA-binding protein 1-like protein: MDNFAHNNCQNDNVLNDNKNSNNLMSNFSTSESTVDGINTSVKNLVILSPNKNTKSLENISNSVNTMSSNSNNGSNSSVNSSLNISSNNMNVNVGRDTGHYNSIVDIEHSNMKNVTPNYLNQVNNNSSNNHSNASIINNMNNNMNNTSSSNVMCPPVYLSNSTNMSNVNLSKNNTFNNGMSNNDTTISITNSLLNNNEQNMQMRQQIGIIKNGGGGLHDSYQKSFLSSYNMNNISMNSMNHHLLNNNVVNRYSTMNNYSPLQDISSNALMANMKSAVHGGSSNSSGNNNNSSSSNNNNNNNNNSNSNNNNNSNNNSNINSNSISSNDVKPNNKDLNFMTHNNIKQNNFINNNVCYQRNDMLLRNNSNTFNMHGNYYPSYVNNGLYGSSSNCFKANMNIMNSNNPSLSNYNHHPNTSSTFENAAKSGSNSNNHISNNSMNNASNNIGGSNNIGGSNNIGGSNNIGGSNNIGGSNNIGGSNNIGGSNNIGGSNNIGGNSNNVSNSSSTNNYSSNLNTPNYVDNINCNALGMLSKGIPGGIVVGGGIDKSMQMKPSPNNMSSNSLNMNNGHMINGVSDNGGMHNSNNNSNSNVNKSHLGTDASGLPNNVIMNMVNNNIILNNKMMNNMMMNSTNSNNKNISNMMMNSSTNIKGIGSICNIATYRKNNMLDNKSNNVGDVNSNIRFHPMNNMYNNKLLSYNNNLNEYPYDNFSMNHMTLKSSDDGSVINKDKNAKEEILTNGKKGMTTATGRVIGGSNSLSLKDNKAASSVMPKSRKNKGAAVAADSYISNGILMNNSLDTGAYKKHKHIDMEGSHKMKEAKNEMKDLGSNNFEMMGNVGSMHVMGGMSNMGGMNNMSSMNNMNSIKNMNSANNAYSLFPNYNVKYPMNVDMFNNLNSYNIQNKGNMNNSSNNNFQNLNIINSINDMNSAYNNMNKMTNINNYNIINTYGGGDNRYNNNNNMSNIGSNNNISSMSGISGMSSINNNINSINGISGISNNNSALKSMDSGKSFNESLLSNNNNSAHNGNNNLSNIININNINNYNNMNNYINNRNYANDINMRILNSRNNNIMPAHMGGGGSSYHMNIDQFKNEEEFNSGSVNNSSNNNNSSNPNNNNNNNNKSNSNSNSNSNSNNNSNSNNISNCNSMMMMSHINSMSMGSSNINHLVGSTNNNNKYQRKNTNNNGPGRQSTKTKKSDMNKKEKKKKKKKKNVSTLIGSEDDNDDDNELYVNSYVKKAATKNGNKKSLQYDAFDEKYNEKARRNEKNDIFVSPNIGVVEGGRTNLRERRKVYNYAQMDNYFETDEEDKKVDEEKYLLKQEKQSMGGIDRVLHHRKIIDYDNINNIKNNPFLHINKKGNNKSTDASTGANDDKVAVVSRTAVGSQVIGDVAVAGNVNGASSLNAEGGVTVGGNENVNESSNSNVEGGNDKVAMLASATVSGETNVDNEDGNLDDFYEEEDIVDVNEVEFLIKWIGKSHIHNFFCTYDYLKHFNGLKKVDNYIKKIKLSFQKRKYMTADEIEQEKIYTEIKKQIEMDAIHAERIVTHKISETTNEQLFLVKWMSCAYDQCTEETKQTLIDHGFENLIDEYFDRENKIYGMKAISSVWNRGPLTATKFDPYNETPFYLNAKKLRAYQLTGLNWIVSRMKRNLSVLLADEMGLGKTVQTIAVVGHMLYKEKLVGPYLVIVPQSTVDNWLNEFKSWLPQANVVCYHGNAVSRELIRTHELKKVYVPNKGYRYKFDVCITTPSILNSVSDVELLKKMPWQLMVVDEAHQLKNRQSKRFIELKQFMAESKLLLSGTPLHNNLEELWTLLHFLNPQQYTYYESFQKKYNEIENTSLIGEAKQKQLIQLQHELHEVILRRVKKDVEKSLPNKVERILRVELSPIQIEFYKNILTKNYEQLAKASGGAKNSLQNICMELKKVCNHPFLCCEPIDKDEYKERLVYSSGKICLLEKLLIRLKERGNRVLIFSQMVKMLNILSEYLTLRGFKHQRLDGTMTKEMRKKAMNHFNSKNSDDFVFLLSTKAGGLGINLTSADTVIIYDSDWNPQNDLQAGARAHRIGQTKTVQIYRLVTKDSIEQTILERAKVKMVLDTLVVQGLNKKQNDNVNYIGAEGGSASNGFTREELSKILKFGAQKLWEKNSSKYSPQKMDEEKVEEEENVIKGVDVDLDKILEEAEANENANNANKDLNSELNSLQNANNFFNSNNNNLFGNTNNSTGTSGGGGIADDLLSSYNNITEFKYEPPANLKSNIYNDSTKADELDEEENDKDFWDKTIPLEERLKLKRMKEEELLIHVPRKTRTRDMRNVYVEISTPTTGHNNGTNNNMLDDDDDDDSEEYTVKYHKRNKNVKKKRRRRTSTHITEKDKFRLYRSLLKFGNPVLRLDDIREDAKLVKVDKNVILTELNSIVDTCKEIVERVSKENTNNNSININNSNINSNNNNSNDNNNMIVMMKSEDVVHPRRTDEDTLERENDVGADDEDDDNDGDVKGEVMKDKDEEQGKEKRKRMKSGTTDNGNDKVMVTPCDDLNKKKQEVEEGVDKDNIKGEEHVESDANCEIGEKEHKGNEEVGEEEAVREVEGREDKEAEEEEQGEEIKNKDGVTSMLSADGEQNDNNIKTKEVGCKIKKDSGTSGSSGGTVASDTFTKFMGSMKTNGVEEEGEEKFLVKGQIKDEVKCQVKDEVKNEVKSEIKGEIMEEVKNEADKVGDSNKFNEFLNGKDNENLSNDESDSNIKIKGSERIRKIDAYTFYIGTNRANAIDLCQRLQLFKSLHDFIKEQNNDNEYSFKLPLKANTTNVTPDSVQDKNAKSGKGKGKKEEEVNGTGTEGVTETVVHTFSSLTVDVNATTTVETTGGAANGAETGAITGGDTAIGSTTGVTIPDDSENYLKLKLPDYIFNHLRDLATKDVKAWSKEDDENLIKGVYVYGFGAFNEICADVNLNLAHMKNIKCDKVKMRCVRILKMIDEYNSSNKRETTSKKRRRTRSRNKNSEGVKEEKSSNRGLSSRNNITKDEKSEENSNNNNSNNNNNNNSSSNNPNAMGSGGGGNRQNHYGRRSSERVKTANLFEERETNEEEVVVKRRAVGSGLKKGEKDNVNNNYGGGVGGIHANALSGRQDIETLAHEKKRGAKVVSLRNESNKSGKSSKNDKTGKSGKSGKIGKSGKSSNTNGNGQSSISGIGNLNSISMNNNNCVSNGNDIKNNCMDSSEYSSSNENKNKRGKKKNIEDENDGKDREDEEDEEEDEEDDDDEEDDDGSGGNNNIVRRSYRKSNKNQLYENHKVIRRRSTRSRKSNNDSVVGSEGVINNEQENFEKNSYDSEEEQQEQQEEEKGEEEGEGEGEGEEEEEDGGDERKKEKKNQKRKKKKRKLTEDEILNKIKHCNIKEMNQHSINKLAKKYVKKYKKLLKVVKKVVHSNDGTAIEESDIAITSKKIDDFILFIGKYIEKLRDWQTPRGKNSSSSSSSSSRSSSRSSSSSSRSSSSSSRSSSSSSRSNQCDKTHVENEQKWLTRKGERGREKKADKRDK; this comes from the exons atGGATAATTTTGCACATAATAATTGCCAAAATGATAATGTATTGAATGATAACAAAAAcagtaataatttaatgtCAAATTTTTCAACTAGTGAATCAACGGTTGATGGAATTAATACATCAGTAAAAAATTTGGTAATTTTGAGTCCAAATAAAAACACCAAGTCGCttgaaaatatatcaaacTCGGTGAACACCATGAGCAGCAACAGTAACAACGGCAGTAACAGTAGCGTGAACAGCAGCTTGAACATCAGCAGTAACAATATGAATGTAAATGTAGGGAGAGATACAGGGCATTATAACAGTATTGTGGATATCGAACATTCcaatatgaaaaatgttaCACCAAATTACTTGAACcaagttaataataatagtagtaataaccACAGTAATGCCAGTATCATTAACAATATGAATAACAATATGAACAACACTAGTAGTAGTAACGTGATGTGCCCCCCCGTGTACTTGAGCAATTCTACGAATATGAGCAACGTGAACTTGTCAAAGAACAACACTTTTAATAATGGCATGTCGAATAATGACACGACCATTAGTATAACGAAtagtttattaaataataacgaGCAGAATATGCAGATGAGGCAGCAGATAGGAATAATCAAAAATGGAGGTGGGGGGTTGCACGACTCTTACcaaaaatcatttttatcgtcatataatatgaacaatattTCCATGAATTCAATGAATCATcatcttttaaataataatgttgtAAATAGATATAGCACCATGAATAATTATTCACCCCTTCAAGATATCAGTTCCAATGCGCTTATGGCAAATATGAAGTCCGCCGTGCATGGTGGCAGCAGTAATAGcagtggtaataataataatagtagtagtagtaataataataataataataataataatagtaatagtaataacaataataatagtaataataacagcaaCATCAACAGCAACAGTATTAGCAGTAATGATGTGAAGCCAAATAACAAAGACCTAAATTTTATGACacataataacataaaacaaaataattttataaataacaatgTGTGCTATCAAAGAAATGATATGCTTTTACGAAATAATTCAAACACGTTTAACATGCATGGTAATTACTATCCTTCGTATGTAAACAATGGGTTATATGGATCATCGTCTAACTGTTTCAAAgcaaatatgaatataatgaatagTAATAATCCATCTTTAAGTAATTACAATCACCATCCCAACACCTCCTCCACTTTTGAAAATGCTGCAAAAAGTGgtagtaacagtaataatcatattagtaataatagcatGAATAACGCTAGTAATAATATTGGTGGTAGTAATAACATTGGTGGTAGTAATAACATTGGTGGTAGTAATAACATTGgtggtagtaataatattggTGGTAGTAATAACATTGGTGGTAGTAATAACATTGGTGGTAGTAATAACATTGGTGGTAGTAATAACATTGgtggtaatagtaataacgtaagtaatagtagtagtacgAATAATTATTCCAGTAATCTAAATACACCAAATTATGTGGATAACATTAATTGTAATGCGCTAGGTATGTTAAGCAAGGGTATACCAGGGGGAATAGTAGTAGGAGGAGGTATAGATAAGTCAATGCAAATGAAGCCCTCTCCTAATAATATGAGTTCAAATAGTTTGAACATGAATAATGGGCATATGATAAATGGTGTAAGTGATAATGGAGGTATGCATAACAGCAACAATAATTCCAACTCGAACGTAAACAAAAGTCATCTAGGTACAGACGCATCAGGCTTACCAAATAACGTAATTATGAATATGGTTAAcaacaatataattttaaataataaaatgatgaATAACATGATGATGAATAGTActaatagtaacaataaaaacattaGTAACATGATGATGAATAGCAGTACGAATATTAAAGGTATTGGAAGCATATGTAATATAGCAACCTATAGGAAAAATAACATGTTAGATAATAAATCTAATAATGTAGGAGATgttaatagtaatatacGATTTCATCCCatgaataatatgtataataataaactgCTATCATACAATAACAATTTAAACGAATATCCGTATGATAACTTTTCAATGAACCACATGACTTTAAAAAGTAGTGATGATGGTAGTGTTATTAACAAGGATAAAAATGCAAAGGAGGAAATTCTGACAAATGGGAAAAAGGGAATGACGACAGCAACCGGAAGAGTAATTGGTGGTAGTAATAGTTTATCTTTGAAAGATAATAAAGCTGCTTCTTCTGTGATGCCAAAATCTAGAAAGAACAAAGGAGCAGCAGTAGCAGCAGACAGTTATATTTCAAATGGAATTTTGATGAACAATAGTCTAGATACAGGTGCTTATAAAAAGCATAAACATATCGACATGGAGGGGAGtcataaaatgaaagaagcaaaaaatgaaatgaaggATCTAGGAAGTAATAACTTTGAAATGATGGGTAATGTGGGGAGCATGCACGTTATGGGCGGTATGAGCAATATGGGAGGTATGAACAATATGAGCAGTATGAACAACATGAAcagtataaaaaatatgaacagtgCAAATAATGCATATTCGCTGTTCCCCaattataatgtaaaatatccCATGAACGTTGACATgtttaataatttgaattcatataatattcagAACAAGGGTAATATGAATAAcagcagtaataataattttcaaaacttaaacataattaataGTATAAATGACATGAACAgtgcatataataatatgaacaaaatgacgaacataaataattataatattataaatacatatggaGGGGGGGACAATaggtataataataataataatatgagcAATATTggtagtaacaataacatCAGCAGTATGAGCGGTATTAGTGGCATGAGCAGtattaataacaatattaacAGCATTAACGGAATTAGCGgtattagtaataataacagtgcGTTAAAATCAATGGACAGCGGGAAGTCTTTTAACGAGTCGCTccttagtaataataacaacagtgcacataatggtaataataacctaagtaatattataaacataaataatataaataattataacaatatgaataattatataaacaatcGCAATTATGCAAACGATATTAATATGAGAATATTAAACAGCAGGAATAATAACATTATGCCTGCGCATATGGGTGGTGGTGGTAGTAGCTATCATATGAATATAGACCAGTTCAAGAATGAAGAAGAGTTTAACAGCGGTAGCGTCAACaatagcagtaataataacaatagtagcAACcctaacaataacaataataataataataagagtaatagtaacagtaatagtaatagtaatagcaataataatagtaatagcaataatattagtaattGTAATAGTATGATGATGATGAGCCACATAAACAGCATGAGCATGGGTAGTAGCAACATTAATCATCTTGTAGGTAGTacgaataataataacaagtACCAAAGGAAGAACACTAATAATAATGGCCCAGGGAGACAATCGacaaaaacaaagaaatCAGATATGAacaagaaagaaaaaaaaaaaaaaaagaaaaaaaaaaatgttagtACTTTAATTGGATCTGAAGATGACAATGATGATGATAACGAATTGTATGTTAAttcatatgtaaaaaaagcTGCTAcaaaaaatggtaataaGAAATCATTACAATATGATGCAtttgatgaaaaatataatgagaaAGCTcgaagaaatgaaaaaaatgatatttttgTTTCACCTAATATTGGAGTAGTAGAAGGAGGAAGAACAAATTTAAGAGAAAGAAGGAAAGTGTATAATTATGCCCAGATGgataattattttgaaacCGATGAAGAGGATAAAAAAGTAGATGAAGAGAAATATTTGTTAAAGCAAGAGAAGCAGAGCATGGGAGGAATAGACCGAGTCTTACACCACAGGAAAATTATTgattatgataatattaataacataaaGAATAACCCCTTTCTGCACATCAATAAGAAGGGTAATAATAAGTCAACCGATGCGTCCACTGGCGCCAATGATGACAAGGTCGCCGTGGTCAGCCGTACAGCGGTTGGTAGTCAGGTGATTGGTGATGTAGCAGTTGCTGGAAATGTAAATGGTGCCAGTTCTCTCAATGCGGAGGGAGGAGTAACCGTTGGTGGAAATGAGAACGTAAACGAGAGCAGCAATAGTAATGTTGAGGGAGGAAATGACAAAGTAGCGATGTTGGCTAGTGCTACAGTTAGCGGTGAAACAAATGTAGATAATGAGGATGGAAACTTGGATGATTTTtatgaagaagaagataTTGTTGATGTAAATGAAGTAgaatttttgataaaatggATTGGCAAATCacatattcataattttttttgtacatacgATTATTTAAAGCATTTTAATGGTTTAAAGAAAGTAgacaattatattaaaaaaataaaattgtctTTTCAAAAGAGGAAGTATATGACTGCTGATGAAATAGAGCAGGAAAAGATATACACGGAAATAAAGAAGCAAATAGAAATGGATGCAATACATGCAGAAAGAATAGTAACACATAAGATAAGTGAAACAACAAATgaacaattatttttagtGAAATGGATGAGTTGTGCATATGACCAGTGTACAGAAGAAACAAAACAAACGCTGATAGATCATGgttttgaaaatttaattgATGAATACTTTGATAgagagaataaaatatatggaatGAAGGCAATTTCGAGTGTATGGAATAGAGGACCTTTGACAGCAACCAAATTTGATCCATATAATGAAactcctttttatttaaatgcaAAGAAGTTAAGAGCATATCAGTTAACAGGTTTAAATTGGATAGTAAGTAgaatgaaaagaaatttaaGTGTATTATTAGCAGATGAAATGGGATTAGGTAAAACAGTACAAACGATTGCAGTTGTTGGTCATATGTTATACAAAGAGAAACTAGTAGGACCATATTTAGTAATAGTTCCACAGTCTACGGTTGACAATTGGTTAAATGAGTTTAAGAGTTGGTTACCCCAGGCTAATGTGGTATGTTACCATGGGAATGCAGTAAGTAGAGAATTAATAAGGACACATGAGTTAAAGAAAGTGTATGTACCAAATAAAGGTTATAGATACAAATTTGATGTGTGTATTACTACACCATCAATACTAAATAGTGTGAGTGATGTAGagttattgaaaaaaatgccATGGCAATTAATGGTTGTGGATGAAGCACATCAATTGAAGAATAGACAATCAAAAAGATTTATAGaattaaaacaatttatGGCAGAATCGAAGCTTTTATTAAGTGGAACCCCCTTACATAACAATTTAGAAGAATTATGGACCTTATTACATTTCTTAAACCCACAgcaatatacatattatgaatcctttcaaaaaaaatataatgaaattgaAAACACGAGTTTAATTGGTGAGGCTAAACAAAAACAACTAATACAATTGCAGCATGAATTACATGAGGTTATTTTAAGAAGAGTGAAAAAGGATGTAGAAAAGTCTTTGCCAAATAAAGTGGAAAGGATATTAAGGGTTGAATTATCCCCAATACAAATAGAATTTTATAAGAACATTTTAAccaaaaattatgaacaactAGCCAAAGCTTCTGGGGGTGCTAAAAATTCTctacaaaatatatgtatggaattaaaaaaagtgtgTAATCATCCATTTTTGTGTTGTGAACCAATAGATAAGGATGAATATAAAGAACGACTAGTGTACTCAAGTGGTAAGATATGTCTATTAGAGAAATTGTTAATAAGATTAAAAGAAAGAGGAAATCGTGTTCTAATTTTTTCACAAATGGTAAAGATGTTAAACATCTTGAGTGAATACTTAACACTTCGAGGTTTTAAACATCAACGATTAGATGGAACTATGACAAaagaaatgagaaaaaaagcAATGAATCAttttaatagtaaaaattctGATGATTTTGTATTTCTATTATCTACGAAAGCAGGAGGATTAGGAATTAATTTAACCTCCGCAGATACTGTTATTATCTATGACTCAGATTGGAATCCACAGAACGATTTACAAGCAGGTGCTAGAGCACATCGTATTGGTCAGACCAAGACAGTTCAAATATACCGTTTAGTAACAAAAGATTCTATTGAACAAACCATTTTAGAAAGAGCAAAGGTGAAGATGGTATTAGACACATTAGTTGTACAAGGATTAAATAAGAAGCAAAATGACAATGTGAATTACATTGGTGCAGAAGGTGGAAGTGCATCCAATGGTTTTACAAGAGAAGAActatcaaaaattttaaaatttggtGCTCAAAAATtatgggaaaaaaatagCTCTAAATATTCCCCACAAAAAATGGATGAAGAGAAAGtagaagaagaggaaaatGTAATCAAAGGAGTAGATGTAGATTTGGATAAAATTTTAGAAGAAGCAGAAGCAAATGAAAATGcaaataatgcaaataaGGATTTAAATTCAGAACTGAATAGTTTACAAAATGCcaataacttttttaatagtaataataataacttgTTTGGAAATACAAACAATAGTACTGGTACAAGCGGAGGAGGAGGAATAGCAGACGATCTACTCAGCtcgtataataatattacagaATTTAAATATGAACCACCagcaaatttaaaaagtaatatatataatgattcAACTAAAGCAGATGAATTAGATGAAGAGGAAAATGATAAAGATTTCTGGGATAAGACTATACCATTAGAGGAAAGATTAAAACTGAAGAGGATGAAAGAAGaagaattattaatacatGTACCTAGGAAAACTAGAACAAGAGATATGAGAAATGTGTATGTAGAAATAAGTACACCTACTACTGGTCATAATAATGGAACAAATAACAATATGcttgatgatgatgatgatgatgatagtGAAGAATATACTGTCAAATATCataagagaaataaaaatgtgaaaaagaaaaggagaaGAAGGACATCTACACATATTACTGAAAAGGACAAGTTCCGCTTATATAGATCTCTCTTAAAATTTGGAAACCCAGTTTTGCGTTTAGATGATATACGAGAGGATGCAAAATTAGTTAAAGTCGATAAGAATGTTATTCTCACGGAGTTGAACAGCATAGTAGACACATGCAAAGAGATAGTAGAGAGAGTATCTAAAGAGAACACAAACAATAACAGCATCAACATCAATAACAGTAACATAAACagtaacaacaacaacagcAATGACAATAACAACATGATAGTGATGATGAAATCGGAAGATGTTGTCCATCCCCGACGAACTGATGAGGACACACTCGAGAGGGAAAACGACGTGGGTGCGGATGATGAGGATGATGATAATGATGGAGATGTGAAAGGGGAAGTGATGAAGGATAAAGATGAAGAACAGGGTAAGGAGAAAAGGAAGAGGATGAAGAGCGGGACAACTGACAACGGCAACGATAAAGTAATGGTAACACCATGTGATGatttgaataaaaagaagCAGGAAGTAGAGGAGGGTGTTGATAAGGACAACATAAAGGGGGAAGAACATGTTGAAAGTGATGCCAATTGTGAAATTGGCGAGAAGGAGCACAAAGGGAATGAAGAAGTAGGGGAAGAAGAAGCTGTAAGAGAAGTCGAAGGAAGAGAAGATAAAGAAGCGGAGGAAGAAGAGCAAGGcgaggaaataaaaaataaggacGGAGTTACAAGCATGCTATCGGCAGATGGAGAACAAAacgataataatataaaaacgaAGGAAGTGGGatgtaaaataaagaaagacAGTGGTACGAGTGGAAGTAGTGGTGGCACTGTTGCAAGTGATACTTTTACAAAGTTTATGGGATCAATGAAAACGAATGGAGTGGAGGAAGAGGGAGAAGAGAAATTCCTGGTTAAGGGTCAGATTAAAGACGAGGTTAAATGCCAGGTTAAGGATGAAGTAAAGAACGAAGTTAAAAGCGAGATAAAGGGAGAGATTATGGAGGAGGTGAAGAACGAAGCGGACAAAGTTGGTGATTCGAACAAATTCAACGAGTTCTTAAATGGTAAGGACAATGAAAATCTGTCCAATGATGAAAGCGATTCAAATATCAAGATAAAAGGTAGTGAACGAATAAGGAAAATAGATgcttatacattttatataggTACGAATAGAGCAAATGCTATAGATCTTTGTCAACGATTgcaattatttaaaagtttacacgattttattaaagaacaaaataatgataatgaataCAGCTTTAAATTACCGTTAAAAGCGAATACTACTAATGTAACACCTGACTCTGTGCAGgataaaaatgcaaaaagtGGTAAAGGAAAAGgtaaaaaggaagaagaggTTAATGGAACAGGAACGGAGGGAGTTACTGAAACGGTTGTACATACCTTTTCATCTCTGACCGTAGATGTGAATGCTACAACAACAGTTGAAACTACTGGAGGTGCAGCAAATGGAGCAGAAACCGGAGCAATAACGGGTGGAGATACAGCAATCGGATCAACAACTGGAGTAACTATCCCCGACGATTCGGAAAATTATTTGAAGTTAAAATTGCCCGATTACATATTCAACCATTTAAGAGATTTAGCGACAAAAGATGTAAAGGCTTGGTCAAAGGAGGAtgatgaaaatttaattaaaggagtatatgtatacggtTTTGGTgcatttaatgaaatatgtGCAGATGTAAATTTAAATCTAGCTCATATGAAAAACATTAAATGCGATAAGGTTAAAATGAGGTGTGTacgaatattaaaaatgattgACGAATATAACTCTAGTAATAAGAGAGAAACGACTAGTAAGAAGCGAAGAAGGACTAGAAGTAGAAATAAGAATAGTGAAGGGGTAAAAGAGGAGAAGAGTAGTAATAGAGGTTTGAGTAGTCGTAACAACATTACGAAAGATGAAAAATCGGAAGAAAAcagcaataacaataacagtaataataataataataacaatagtagtagtaataatccTAATGCAATGGGTAGTGGTGGTGGCGGTAACAGGCAAAATCACTACGGAAGAAGAAGCAGCGAAAGGGTAAAAACGGCTAACTTGTTTGAGGAAAGAGAAACTAATGAAGAGGAGGTTGTAGTAAAGAGAAGAGCAGTGGGATCTGGTTTGAAAAAAGGGGAGAAGGATAATGTCAATAATAATTACGGAGGTGGAGTAGGAGGTATTCATGCAAATGCCTTGTCGGGTCGTCAAGATATTGAAACGCTCgcacatgaaaaaaaaagaggagcAAAAGTAGTTTCATTACGAAATGAAAGTAACAAAAGTGGAAAAAGCagcaaaaatgataaaaccGGAAAAAGCGGCAAAAGTGGAAAAATCGGAAAAAGCGGAAAAAGTAGTAACACTAATGGGAACGGACAAAGTAGCATCAGCGGCATCGGAAATTTAAACAGTATCAGCATGAACAACAACAACTGTGTTAGTAATGGTAACGATATTAAGAACAATTGTATGGACTCATCTGAGTACTCCTCATCGAacgaaaacaaaaataaacgtggtaaaaagaaaaacattgAGGATGAAAATGACGGCAAAGATAgagaagatgaagaagatgAGGAAGAAGATGAGGAAGACGATGACGATGAGGAAGATGATGACGGTAGTGGAggtaataacaatattgtAAGGAGGAGTTATAGAAAGAGTAATAAGAACCAGTTATACGAAAATCATAAAGTTATTAGAAGAAGAAGCACAAGATCGCGAAAAAGTAATAACGATTCTGTTGTAGGTAGCGAAGGAGTAATTAACAATGAAcaagaaaattttgaaaaaaatagttatgACAGTGAAGAGGAACAACAAGAACAACAAGAAGAGGAAAAAGGAGAAGAAGAAGGAGAAGGAGAAGGAGAAggagaagaagaagaagaagatggAGGAgatgaaaggaaaaaagaaaaaaaaaatcaaaaaagaaaaaaaaaaaaaagaaaattaacaGAAGATGAAattctaaataaaataaaacattgtaatataaaagaaatgaaccaacatagtataaataaattagcaaaaaaatatgtaaagaaatataaaaagttgtTGAAGGTTGTAAAGAAAGTCGTACATTCCAATGATGGAACAGCAATTGAAGAGTCAGATATAGCAAttacttcaaaaaaaattgatgattttattttgtttattggTAAGTACATTGAGAAATTAAGAGAT TGGCAAACCCCAAGGGGGAAGaacagtagtagtagtagtagtagtagtagtagaaGCAGTAGTAGaagcagtagtagcagtagtagaagcagtagtagcagtagtagaagcagtagtagcagtagtagaaGCA ATCAGTGTGATAAGACTCATGTGGAAAATGAACAAAAGTGGCTGACAAGAAAAGGGGAGAGAGGAAGAGAAAAGAAAGCTGATAAAAGGGACAAGTAA